The Halotia branconii CENA392 region TTTATCTATTTGGTGAGTGTCACAGGTGTCACTGGTATGCGATCGCAAATAGAAGCACGAGTATCAGACTTACTCAAAAAAATTCGTAGTGTTACTGATAAACCCGTCGGAGTCGGCTTTGGTATTTCCGAAGCATCACAAGCTCTACAAATGAGAGAATGGGGAGCAGATGCGGCGATCGTGGGTAGTGCTTTTGTGAAGCGTCTAGCTACCGGAACACCAGAACAGGGACTAAATGCGATCGCTGAATTTTGCCAAAGTCTCAAAACAGCCATCACAAAAACCGACAGCAGCAAAAATTCTCCTCTTGATGATTGAGAGAAAGTAGAGTAAAAAAGTATATCAGCGCAGTTTTTTTACTTTTGGCTAGTGGACAATTTGACGGATATAATCTTGAATATTAACAGCAGATAGTAGGCTATAAAAAACTAGCTGGTACGGTCGCTTATAGTTTGAGTAATTATGTGAAGTTGAGTAGGCGAAAAAAGATGAGTGTGAGAGTGAGTCAGTCACAAATGAATTTAGTTACGTCGCAGTTGAGAGGCAAAGGCGATGAGTGAGAGTATGGCGTTCATCGGCGGAGTCGCCGTAGCTGGGCTGGCGGCTCTTGTCCTACTTAAGGGCACAAATACTCCCTTACAATCGAATTTCGCTGTTCCTGGGCAAATGCCAGGGACAATGGTAGCGCCCCAAATGCAGCAACCGATATATCCTTACGGGCAATCACCATATTATGCCAACCCCCAGCCTCAGCCCCCAGCTGCTCCCAATCCCGAACAGCGCGTAGAAATGGAACGGCTGAACATGCAGTTTGAGCGTTTCAAAGCTGACAACGAGCAACTAAGAGCGCAAAATCAACAACTCCAGAGCCAATTACAGAATTACATTAATCAGCAACAGTCACAACTTGCCCAGCCCAAAGTATTACCAGAAGCGCTCCCATCTCAAGAGCCTTGGTGGTCTTCACCGATTGTCTGGGCAGTAGGAGGCGCAACTTTGACTATTGGTGGTGGCGTTGTGGTTGCTG contains the following coding sequences:
- a CDS encoding heterocyst differentiation related protein codes for the protein MSESMAFIGGVAVAGLAALVLLKGTNTPLQSNFAVPGQMPGTMVAPQMQQPIYPYGQSPYYANPQPQPPAAPNPEQRVEMERLNMQFERFKADNEQLRAQNQQLQSQLQNYINQQQSQLAQPKVLPEALPSQEPWWSSPIVWAVGGATLTIGGGVVVAGVLALFSPRQRPSRTVQVIHPYQGSTPPLAPVRRTEFLPPSHVEARRIETPQYDEMH